A region of Toxotes jaculatrix isolate fToxJac2 chromosome 23, fToxJac2.pri, whole genome shotgun sequence DNA encodes the following proteins:
- the acin1b gene encoding apoptotic chromatin condensation inducer 1b isoform X1, producing the protein MADEDITLDGKPLQSLRVADLKAALEQRNLPKSGQKNTLIKRLKGALMLENLQKSSSSHSGLQPNSQIGEEMCQNSFIKQYLAKQQELLRQRLEREAQQEEEADESPAVPEEDEEHSEDNDSSAFVSDKQHYPIPSQPPLTRAEERGRGAPVVSHGIMAHSPDMGPSPTLHCQQFPEAPGTRMQRAIGHKEPPAPSPPRAVASLSVRVLGKPDRQGLPPAMPRAQEKEGTAPSEPGSAHPVLHLSRSAGVSAGSNVHEDSDKDDGEDESEDDEDWGPGPGTARRGNRVPPQPQPMPPSVPSAGARSKRKLQPPQHIPPPQVHHTPMQLRHPTPPPSPPPDLFPLPDTPKQSPPDPDDQEGEGPERARGRRVASFPPPTMQRQDSDSSSRSSSPEPLVKDRPGPLSLLVHKMESEGAFRAREHVPSAEISGDTAHSTAAFASESPLQRLERKRQQDNREMEEKERERQQEQEKERSKAQELAREKKHLEEEKEKERKRLEEEEKQRQKQEQEKERKRQDEEKRKEEKRLKEEQDKRQQTDRMVVTEAQDSASSSDSDSKSDSSSRSSQSSSSRDKSCTVKQLKKVDQGQEAVEETNLSKGAEKRYLPKREVSEPSAAAVTEVEPDSESSMAQQPASGAEPENNENRLEESTTPKAFAARKISLTSSKTSPATDGGAGEAEMGSAAGRKRRWGSSTAVTAKKPSISITTDSLKSLIPEIKVNQEAVVELHPEELQLSGDEENMDTSHGDQDKGLKIRRTVTQVVPGDSQENGQTNEEEEVEKTEREKQRRTSRDKRKNSLSEEASETQLSVKLDGEAKKVTPSDSLVRRSISQQKSGVSVTIDDPVLTTKQPSPPHGKVSNIIHVTNLVRPFTLGQLKELLNRTGTVVEDGFWIDKIKSHCYVTYNTTEEAVATRTAIHGAKWPPSNPKVLSVDFCEQDELDFHKGVLKPDREEEHVAPPGGPQNRLPPLMPERDRDRERDRDRDRERERDRERDRGVGGVRDLWAEREREMERRERARGEREWDRDKVREFARPGEDGRRSRSRDRERRRRERAKSKERKTDKKEKGDEPPAKLLDDLFLKTKAAPCIYWLPLTEEQAAQRLLDRTERQKERERRRKEQQEEEDKKREEEKKERLRGREKDGGVTVSGGAAGRGADVDRERDRGRDREGDKKRDSGHRPRRPSVGAGSGRRSRSRSNQRDRRR; encoded by the exons ATGGCGGACGAAGATATTACGCTTGATGGAAAACCTCTACAATCGCTCCGAGTCGCGGATTTGAAAGCGGCTCTGGAGCAAAGAAACCTCCCAAAAAGCGGGCAGAAAAACACTCTCATTAAGCGACTGAAAGGG GCTCTGATGCTGGAAAACCTACAGAAGTCATCTTCCTCCCACAGTGGGCTGCAGCCCAACTCTCAG ATAGGGGAGGAGATGTGCCAGAACAGCTTCATAAAACAGTACCTGGCCAAGCAGCAGGAACTTCTTCGCCAGAGACTTGAGAGAGAGGCCCAGCAAGAGGAAGAAGCCGATG AGAGCCCAGCAGTGccggaggaggatgaagagcacTCAGAGGACAATGACAGCTCCGCCTTTGTCTCTGACAAG CAGCATTACCCCATACCCTCCCAGCCCCCACTGACcagggcagaggagagaggcagaggagctcCGGTGGTAAGTCACGGGATAATGGCGCACAGCCCTGACATGGGCCCGAGTCCTACCCTCCACTGCCAGCAGTTCCCTGAGGCCCCAGGAACTAGGATGCAGCGAGCCATAGGACATAAGGAGCCACctgccccctctcctccccgcgCTGTAGCCTCCCTGTCTGTGCGTGTCCTGGGTAAGCCTGACCGCCAGGGGCTTCCTCCTGCCATGCCCCGAGCCCAGGAGAAGGAGGGCACAGCACCAAGTGAACCAGGATCAGCTCATCCTGTCCTCCACCTTAGCCGATCTGCTGGAGTATCAGCAGGAAGTAATGTCCATGAGGATAGTGACAAAGATGATGGTGAAGATGAgagtgaggatgatgaggattgGGGGCCTGGTCCTGGCACAGCACGCAGGGGCAACAGGGTCCCTCCCCAGCCGCAGCCGATGCCTCCCAGTGTCCCATCGGCAGGCGCAAGATCCAAACGCAAGCTTCAGCCTCCGCAGCACATCCCACCACCACAGGTACACCACACACCCATGCAGCTGCGTCATCCCACGCCTCCTCCCTCACCACCCCCTGACCTGTTCCCCCTCCCTGACACCCCCAAGCAGAGCCCACCAGACCCAGATGACCAGGAGGGAGAAGGCCCTGAGCGGGCACGTGGCCGAAGGGTGGCGTCTTTCCCACCTCCTACCATGCAGAGGCAAGACTCTGACTCAAGTTCTCGCTCCAGCAGTCCAGAGCCCCTTGTGAAGGACAGACCAGGACCCCTTTCTCTGCTTGTACATAAAATGGAGTCAGAGGGGGCTTTCCGTGCACGGGAACACGTCCCATCTGCAGAAATCTCAGGAGATACAGCACACTCCACTGCCGCGTTTGCCAGTGAATCTCCGCTGCAAAGactggagagaaagaggcaacaagacaacagagagatggaggagaaggagagagaacgacagcaggagcaggagaaagaaagaagtaaagCACAAGAACTGGCGAGAGAGAAGAAACActtagaagaagagaaggaaaaggagagaaaacgactggaagaggaggagaaacagaggcagaaacaagagcaagaaaaagagagaaaacgccaggatgaggagaagagaaaagaggagaaacgCCTAAAGGAGGAACAGGACaagagacagcagacagacaggatggtTGTGACTGAGGCACAAGATTCAGCTTCATCATCAGATTCTGACTCCAAATCAGACTCCTCTTCACGCTCATCGCAGTCGTCCTCCTCCAGGGATAAATCCTGCACTGTCAAGCAACTGAAG AAGGTAGACCAAGGACAAGAAGCAGTGGAAGAAACTAACCTGAGTAAAGGGGCAGAGAAACGATATCTCCCAAAAAG GGAGGTGTCAGAGCCCAGcgcagctgctgtgacagaggTGGAACCAGACTCAGAGAGCTCCATGGCCCAGCAGCCGGCCTCCGGGGCTGAGCCGGAGAACAACGAGAACCGCCTGGAGGAG aGCACCACTCCTAAGGCTTTTGCTGCTCGCAAGATATCCTTGACCA GCAGTAAGACTTCTCCAGCCAcagatggaggagcaggagaggctgAGATGGGAAGTGCAGCCGGGAGGAAGCGGCGGTGGGGCTCCAGCACAGCAGTCACTGCTAAGAAACCATCGATCAGCATCACCACTGACTCACTGAAG tCTTTGATTCCAGAGATCAAAGTAAACCAGGAGGCAGTGGTGGAGCTTCacccagaggagctgcagctgtctgGGGACGAGGAGAACATGGACACCAGCCATGGTGACCAGGACAAAGGACTCAAGATCCGACGCACTGTCACACAG GTTGTCCCAGGTGACAGTCAGGAAAATGGCCAGacaaatgaagaagaagaggtggagaaaacggagagagagaaacaacgcAGGACTTCGAGAGACAAAAGGAAGAACAGTCTTTCTGAGGAAGCCTCGGAAACACAGTTATCTGTCAAGCTTGATGGCGAGGCAAAGAAAG TTACCCCCAGCGACAGTCTGGTGCGTCGCTCCATCAGTCAGCAGAAGTCTGGCGTGTCCGTCACCATCGACGACCCTGTCCTCACAACTAAGCAGCCCTCGCCACCTCATGGCAAAGTCTCAAATATCATCCATGTGACCAATCTG GTACGACCCTTCACTCTGGGCCAGCTGAAAGAGCTGCTGAACCGGACAGGCACCGTGGTGGAAGACGGGTTCTGGATCGATAAGATCAAGTCTCACTGCTATGTCACA TACAATACGACAGAGGAGGCAGTCGCCACCAGGACTGCCATCCATGGGGCCAAATGGCCTCCGAGCAATCCCAAGGTCCTCAGCGTTGACTTCTGTGAGCAGGATGAG ctcGACTTTCACAAAGGTGTCCTGAAgccagacagggaggaggaacaTGTTGCCCCACCAGGTGGTCCTCAAAACCGGCTGCCCCCACTGATGCCCGAGCGAGACCGGGACCGAGAAAGAGACCGCGACAGGGACAGGGAGCGTGAACGAGACAGGGAACGGGACCGGGGAGTTGGAGGAGTTCGGGACCTGTGGGCGgagcgggagagagagatggagcgcCGGGAGCGGGCCCGTGGTGAACGGGAATGGGACCGTGATAAGGTCAGGGAATTTGCAAGACCAGGAGAGGACGGACGGCGATCCCGATCCAGAGATAGAGAGCgtaggaggagggagagggcgAAGAgcaaggagagaaagacagataagAAGG AGAAAGGAGATGAGCCTCCGGCCAAACTTCTAGACGACTTGTTCCTTAAGACCAAAGCGGCTCCATGTATATACTGGCTTCCCCTCACTGAGGAGCAG GCGGCGCAGAGGCTTTTGGACCGTACAGAGCGGCAGAAGGAGCGTGAGCGAAGACGCAAAGAAcagcaagaagaggaggacaagaagcgtgaggaggagaagaaggagaggctGAGGGGCCGGGAGAAGGACGGTGGCGTAACAGTGAGCGGCGGAGCAGCCGGGCGAGGAGCTGAcgtagacagagagagggaccgTGGccgagacagagagggggacaAGAAGAGGGACAGCGGCCACCGGCCCAGACGACCCTCGGTGGGTGCCGGCAGCGGACGCCGGTCTCGTAGCCGTAGCAACCAGAGGGACAGACGCCGCTGA
- the acin1b gene encoding apoptotic chromatin condensation inducer 1b isoform X2, producing MADEDITLDGKPLQSLRVADLKAALEQRNLPKSGQKNTLIKRLKGALMLENLQKSSSSHSGLQPNSQIGEEMCQNSFIKQYLAKQQELLRQRLEREAQQEEEADESPAVPEEDEEHSEDNDSSAFVSDKHYPIPSQPPLTRAEERGRGAPVVSHGIMAHSPDMGPSPTLHCQQFPEAPGTRMQRAIGHKEPPAPSPPRAVASLSVRVLGKPDRQGLPPAMPRAQEKEGTAPSEPGSAHPVLHLSRSAGVSAGSNVHEDSDKDDGEDESEDDEDWGPGPGTARRGNRVPPQPQPMPPSVPSAGARSKRKLQPPQHIPPPQVHHTPMQLRHPTPPPSPPPDLFPLPDTPKQSPPDPDDQEGEGPERARGRRVASFPPPTMQRQDSDSSSRSSSPEPLVKDRPGPLSLLVHKMESEGAFRAREHVPSAEISGDTAHSTAAFASESPLQRLERKRQQDNREMEEKERERQQEQEKERSKAQELAREKKHLEEEKEKERKRLEEEEKQRQKQEQEKERKRQDEEKRKEEKRLKEEQDKRQQTDRMVVTEAQDSASSSDSDSKSDSSSRSSQSSSSRDKSCTVKQLKKVDQGQEAVEETNLSKGAEKRYLPKREVSEPSAAAVTEVEPDSESSMAQQPASGAEPENNENRLEESTTPKAFAARKISLTSSKTSPATDGGAGEAEMGSAAGRKRRWGSSTAVTAKKPSISITTDSLKSLIPEIKVNQEAVVELHPEELQLSGDEENMDTSHGDQDKGLKIRRTVTQVVPGDSQENGQTNEEEEVEKTEREKQRRTSRDKRKNSLSEEASETQLSVKLDGEAKKVTPSDSLVRRSISQQKSGVSVTIDDPVLTTKQPSPPHGKVSNIIHVTNLVRPFTLGQLKELLNRTGTVVEDGFWIDKIKSHCYVTYNTTEEAVATRTAIHGAKWPPSNPKVLSVDFCEQDELDFHKGVLKPDREEEHVAPPGGPQNRLPPLMPERDRDRERDRDRDRERERDRERDRGVGGVRDLWAEREREMERRERARGEREWDRDKVREFARPGEDGRRSRSRDRERRRRERAKSKERKTDKKEKGDEPPAKLLDDLFLKTKAAPCIYWLPLTEEQAAQRLLDRTERQKERERRRKEQQEEEDKKREEEKKERLRGREKDGGVTVSGGAAGRGADVDRERDRGRDREGDKKRDSGHRPRRPSVGAGSGRRSRSRSNQRDRRR from the exons ATGGCGGACGAAGATATTACGCTTGATGGAAAACCTCTACAATCGCTCCGAGTCGCGGATTTGAAAGCGGCTCTGGAGCAAAGAAACCTCCCAAAAAGCGGGCAGAAAAACACTCTCATTAAGCGACTGAAAGGG GCTCTGATGCTGGAAAACCTACAGAAGTCATCTTCCTCCCACAGTGGGCTGCAGCCCAACTCTCAG ATAGGGGAGGAGATGTGCCAGAACAGCTTCATAAAACAGTACCTGGCCAAGCAGCAGGAACTTCTTCGCCAGAGACTTGAGAGAGAGGCCCAGCAAGAGGAAGAAGCCGATG AGAGCCCAGCAGTGccggaggaggatgaagagcacTCAGAGGACAATGACAGCTCCGCCTTTGTCTCTGACAAG CATTACCCCATACCCTCCCAGCCCCCACTGACcagggcagaggagagaggcagaggagctcCGGTGGTAAGTCACGGGATAATGGCGCACAGCCCTGACATGGGCCCGAGTCCTACCCTCCACTGCCAGCAGTTCCCTGAGGCCCCAGGAACTAGGATGCAGCGAGCCATAGGACATAAGGAGCCACctgccccctctcctccccgcgCTGTAGCCTCCCTGTCTGTGCGTGTCCTGGGTAAGCCTGACCGCCAGGGGCTTCCTCCTGCCATGCCCCGAGCCCAGGAGAAGGAGGGCACAGCACCAAGTGAACCAGGATCAGCTCATCCTGTCCTCCACCTTAGCCGATCTGCTGGAGTATCAGCAGGAAGTAATGTCCATGAGGATAGTGACAAAGATGATGGTGAAGATGAgagtgaggatgatgaggattgGGGGCCTGGTCCTGGCACAGCACGCAGGGGCAACAGGGTCCCTCCCCAGCCGCAGCCGATGCCTCCCAGTGTCCCATCGGCAGGCGCAAGATCCAAACGCAAGCTTCAGCCTCCGCAGCACATCCCACCACCACAGGTACACCACACACCCATGCAGCTGCGTCATCCCACGCCTCCTCCCTCACCACCCCCTGACCTGTTCCCCCTCCCTGACACCCCCAAGCAGAGCCCACCAGACCCAGATGACCAGGAGGGAGAAGGCCCTGAGCGGGCACGTGGCCGAAGGGTGGCGTCTTTCCCACCTCCTACCATGCAGAGGCAAGACTCTGACTCAAGTTCTCGCTCCAGCAGTCCAGAGCCCCTTGTGAAGGACAGACCAGGACCCCTTTCTCTGCTTGTACATAAAATGGAGTCAGAGGGGGCTTTCCGTGCACGGGAACACGTCCCATCTGCAGAAATCTCAGGAGATACAGCACACTCCACTGCCGCGTTTGCCAGTGAATCTCCGCTGCAAAGactggagagaaagaggcaacaagacaacagagagatggaggagaaggagagagaacgacagcaggagcaggagaaagaaagaagtaaagCACAAGAACTGGCGAGAGAGAAGAAACActtagaagaagagaaggaaaaggagagaaaacgactggaagaggaggagaaacagaggcagaaacaagagcaagaaaaagagagaaaacgccaggatgaggagaagagaaaagaggagaaacgCCTAAAGGAGGAACAGGACaagagacagcagacagacaggatggtTGTGACTGAGGCACAAGATTCAGCTTCATCATCAGATTCTGACTCCAAATCAGACTCCTCTTCACGCTCATCGCAGTCGTCCTCCTCCAGGGATAAATCCTGCACTGTCAAGCAACTGAAG AAGGTAGACCAAGGACAAGAAGCAGTGGAAGAAACTAACCTGAGTAAAGGGGCAGAGAAACGATATCTCCCAAAAAG GGAGGTGTCAGAGCCCAGcgcagctgctgtgacagaggTGGAACCAGACTCAGAGAGCTCCATGGCCCAGCAGCCGGCCTCCGGGGCTGAGCCGGAGAACAACGAGAACCGCCTGGAGGAG aGCACCACTCCTAAGGCTTTTGCTGCTCGCAAGATATCCTTGACCA GCAGTAAGACTTCTCCAGCCAcagatggaggagcaggagaggctgAGATGGGAAGTGCAGCCGGGAGGAAGCGGCGGTGGGGCTCCAGCACAGCAGTCACTGCTAAGAAACCATCGATCAGCATCACCACTGACTCACTGAAG tCTTTGATTCCAGAGATCAAAGTAAACCAGGAGGCAGTGGTGGAGCTTCacccagaggagctgcagctgtctgGGGACGAGGAGAACATGGACACCAGCCATGGTGACCAGGACAAAGGACTCAAGATCCGACGCACTGTCACACAG GTTGTCCCAGGTGACAGTCAGGAAAATGGCCAGacaaatgaagaagaagaggtggagaaaacggagagagagaaacaacgcAGGACTTCGAGAGACAAAAGGAAGAACAGTCTTTCTGAGGAAGCCTCGGAAACACAGTTATCTGTCAAGCTTGATGGCGAGGCAAAGAAAG TTACCCCCAGCGACAGTCTGGTGCGTCGCTCCATCAGTCAGCAGAAGTCTGGCGTGTCCGTCACCATCGACGACCCTGTCCTCACAACTAAGCAGCCCTCGCCACCTCATGGCAAAGTCTCAAATATCATCCATGTGACCAATCTG GTACGACCCTTCACTCTGGGCCAGCTGAAAGAGCTGCTGAACCGGACAGGCACCGTGGTGGAAGACGGGTTCTGGATCGATAAGATCAAGTCTCACTGCTATGTCACA TACAATACGACAGAGGAGGCAGTCGCCACCAGGACTGCCATCCATGGGGCCAAATGGCCTCCGAGCAATCCCAAGGTCCTCAGCGTTGACTTCTGTGAGCAGGATGAG ctcGACTTTCACAAAGGTGTCCTGAAgccagacagggaggaggaacaTGTTGCCCCACCAGGTGGTCCTCAAAACCGGCTGCCCCCACTGATGCCCGAGCGAGACCGGGACCGAGAAAGAGACCGCGACAGGGACAGGGAGCGTGAACGAGACAGGGAACGGGACCGGGGAGTTGGAGGAGTTCGGGACCTGTGGGCGgagcgggagagagagatggagcgcCGGGAGCGGGCCCGTGGTGAACGGGAATGGGACCGTGATAAGGTCAGGGAATTTGCAAGACCAGGAGAGGACGGACGGCGATCCCGATCCAGAGATAGAGAGCgtaggaggagggagagggcgAAGAgcaaggagagaaagacagataagAAGG AGAAAGGAGATGAGCCTCCGGCCAAACTTCTAGACGACTTGTTCCTTAAGACCAAAGCGGCTCCATGTATATACTGGCTTCCCCTCACTGAGGAGCAG GCGGCGCAGAGGCTTTTGGACCGTACAGAGCGGCAGAAGGAGCGTGAGCGAAGACGCAAAGAAcagcaagaagaggaggacaagaagcgtgaggaggagaagaaggagaggctGAGGGGCCGGGAGAAGGACGGTGGCGTAACAGTGAGCGGCGGAGCAGCCGGGCGAGGAGCTGAcgtagacagagagagggaccgTGGccgagacagagagggggacaAGAAGAGGGACAGCGGCCACCGGCCCAGACGACCCTCGGTGGGTGCCGGCAGCGGACGCCGGTCTCGTAGCCGTAGCAACCAGAGGGACAGACGCCGCTGA
- the ajuba gene encoding LIM domain-containing protein ajuba: MDRPISKLLEKLKLTDSGSVKFNSSKKKHDTANNSNNSNANTGISGGSGGGSGLPPAPSSAAASPSRPGQFPLASATTSDACVPVSGRGGGGGGGAAAAAAAAGGGGGGMGMPSSQLLTPPQTSSTVGAIPSDGEQPLHPATLAPLRRRSPQQRASCYLGEGVDSHMRRESGLGPECDPLGAFGSKSLNQRRYSLELQQLVRRQQLLSQPPPLSVPPPYPAATGYGSAPRGGAGSLAESGYLSEPERHKRLSLQEALFYKRLSTGSELWESTRPASLSHPPHRPSDVSGGGVGGSFFYPPGPTVSPCSSFSLQESVLVSPRSSFASSTASGGGGGSPMGSRCSSNRTSGISLGYDSRYSASGGLPPQQQSSSMQTGGSVAGYGAPGRAGVTPVDAWTQYLEGGMRPGPHDSRHSYPPAVGSPGAACYQGGPEWWDEQQVGLRSKEGGAMGERARYSDLPGTRYQEELTRLLLRDAALEGEGLLEGLMLKEQSLALTGFSKPSVTSLGPSTAGAPVTIKPQEDPGAGAGREAAENRQEFFGTCVKCGKGVYGADNACQALDNLYHTRCFTCVSCGRTLRNKNFYNVSGSVYCKEDYMFSGFQAAAEKCSVCGHLILEQILQALGNSYHPGCFRCVVCSKALDGVPFTVDQHSNIYCVADYNKTFAPRCAACLQPILPTEGSEEILRVVSMNKDYHFECYHCEECGKQLSDKPGSQCFPLDSHLLCHSCHMSRVRATHNIPPHNTH, translated from the exons ATGGACAGGCCCATAAGCAAGTTATTGGAGAAGTTAAAGCTAACAGACTCGGGCAGTGTGAAATTCAACagttcaaagaaaaaacatgacacTGCCAACAACTCTAATAACAGCAACGCCAACACTGGCATCTCCGGAGGCAGCGGTGGGGGCAGCGGTCTGCCACCAGCTCCCAGCTCTGCAGCTGCCTCGCCCTCAAGACCCGGCCAGTTCCCGCTTGCCTCTGCAACCACAAGCGATGCATGTGTTCCAGTGagtgggaggggaggaggaggtggaggaggtgcagcagcagcagcagcagcagcaggaggaggaggaggagggatgggaatgccttcctctcagctcctcaCCCCACCACAGACTTCCTCCACAGTGGGTGCCATACCTTCAGATGGTGAGCAACCACTTCACCCTGCCACCCTGGCACCGCTGAGGCGTCGCTCGCCCCAACAGCGAGCTTCATGTTACCTGGGGGAAGGTGTGGATTCCCACATGAGGCGTGAGTCTGGTCTGGGCCCCGAGTGTGACCCTCTGGGGGCATTTGGCTCCAAGTCCCTCAATCAACGGCGTTACTccctggagctgcagcagctggtcagacgacagcagctcctctcccagccacctcctctctctgtccctccgcCATATCCCGCCGCTACGGGCTATGGGTCAGCTCCCAGAGGTGGTGCAGGCAGCCTGGCCGAGTCTGGCTACCTCTCCGAGCCTGAGAGGCACAAGcgtctctctctgcaggaggcTCTGTTCTACAAACGCCTGAGCACAGGCAGTGAACTGTGGGAGAGCACCAGGCCTGCATCCCTCTCTCATCCACCACATCGCCCATCTGATGTGAGCGGAGGAGGTGTAGGAGGGAGCTTCTTTTACCCCCCAGGGCCAACTGTGAGCCCATGCTCATCATTCAGCCTCCAGGAGTCAGTGCTGGTCAGTCCCCGGTCCAGCTTTGCCTCCAGCACAGCAagtgggggtggaggagggagccCCATGGGGAGCCGCTGTAGCAGCAACCGGACCAGCGGCATCAGTCTGGGCTACGACTCTCGCTACTCTGCCTCTGGAGGCCTCCCTCCACAGCAGCAGTCCTCCTCCATGCAGACCGGGGGCTCTGTGGCTGGTTATGGCGCTCCAGGCAGGGCCGGGGTGACCCCTGTGGACGCCTGGACTCAGTACCTGGAGGGAGGTATGCGTCCAGGGCCCCATGATAGTCGACACTCCTACCCACCTGCTGTTGGAAGTCCTGGAGCAGCTTGCTATCAGGGTGGCCCAGAGTGGTGGGATGAGCAGCAGGTGGGATTGAGAAGCAAAGAGGGGGGTGCGATGGGAGAGAGGGCCCGCTACTCAGACCTGCCTGGCACCCGATATCAGGAAGAGCTCACTCGACTTCTGCTGAGAGATGCAGCTCTAGAAGGTGAGGGGCTCCTGGAGGGCCTGATGCTGAAGGAGCAGTCCCTAGCCCTGACTGGTTTTTCTAAACCGAGCGTGACATCACTTGGGCCCTCCACAGCTGGAGCACCGGTCACGATCAAACCTCAGGAGGATCCAGGAGCCGGAGCTGGAAGAGAGGCCGCGGAGAACCGCCAAGAGTTCTTCG GAACCTGTGTGAAGTGTGGGAAAGGCGTGTACGGGGCGGATAATGCCTGCCAGGCTCTGGACAACCTCTATCACACACGCTGCTTCACCTGTGTGTCCTGTG gacGCACCCTGAGAAACAAGAACTTTTACAATGTCAGTGGCTCTGTGTACTGTAAAGAGGATTATATG ttttcaggattccaggctgctgctgagaaGTGTAGTGTGTGTGGCCACCTTATCCTCGAGCAG ATCCTGCAGGCTCTTGGGAACTCGTACCATCCCGGATGTTTCCGCTGTGTGGTCTGCTCCAAGGCTCTGGACGGGGTCCCTTTCACCGTGGACCAACACAGCAACATCTACTGCGTGGCAGACTACAACAA GACTTTTGCCCCCAGGTGTGCTGCCTGTTTACAGCCCATCTTACCTACTGAG GGCAGTGAAGAGATCCTCAGGGTCGTGTCCATGAACAAGGACTATCACTTTGAGTGCTACCACTGCGAG GAGTGTGGCAAGCAGCTCTCCGATAAGCCCGGCTCGCAGTGCTTCCCGCTGGACTCTCATCTCCTGTGCCACTCCTGTCACATGAGCAGAGTGCGCGCCACACACAACATTCCccctcacaacacacactga